The Medicago truncatula cultivar Jemalong A17 chromosome 4, MtrunA17r5.0-ANR, whole genome shotgun sequence genome includes a region encoding these proteins:
- the LOC11439138 gene encoding pentatricopeptide repeat-containing protein At5g15300, with translation MSELKQLQAIITKSGLHSHIPLTTKLIFFSALSPFGNLSHAYSLFQHSSILIHNPFISNTMIRAFSHSCFPLQALLIYNQMLINNVVSDSYTCNFVLKACSRAYKLIQESGSCDDDDDNLVVVYNKGTEIHCRVIKIGFQNDPSVQNSLLYFYSQCGLVSVARYLFDQIKDTSLVSWNIMISAYDRVDDYELADHLLELMPCKTVISWNTLIARYIRLGDVQAARRVFGCMPERNAVSWNSMIAGCVSVRDYAGALELFSEMQNAGVKPTEVTLISILGACAETGALEIGHKIYESLKVCEHKIESYLGNALVNMYCKCGNLSLAWEIFNGMKMKTVSCWNAMVIGLAVHGYCEEVFQLFTEMEESLGGSIRPDRVTFIGVLVACSHKGLVDKARWYFDHMVKRYKIVPDSKHYGCMVDLLTRRGLLEEAYQIIMTAPFQNSVVLWRTLLGACRTQSNTELAEISFKQLAKLKQLIDGDYVLLSNIYAEAGRWDEVERLRSEMDYLHVPRQAGYSQINMKESDRLS, from the coding sequence ATGTCAGAACTAAAACAACTTCAAGCCATAATCACCAAATCAGGTCTTCACTCTCACATTCCCCTCACAAccaaactcattttcttttcaGCTCTTTCTCCATTCGGTAACCTCTCACACGCTTATTCTCTTTTTCAACATTCTTCCATTCTTATCCACAACCCCTTCATTTCCAACACCATGATTCGTGCTTTTTCTCATAGTTGTTTCCCTCTTCAAGCCTTGCTTATTTATAACCAAATGCTAATCAACAACGTTGTTTCTGATAGTTACACTTGCAACTTTGTGCTTAAAGCTTGTTCCAGAGCTTATAAGTTGATACAGGAAAGCGGTagttgtgatgatgatgatgataaccttgttgttgtttataataaAGGAACTGAAATTCACTGTAGAGTTATCAAAATAGGATTTCAAAATGACCCCTCTGTTCAAAATTCTTTGCTTTATTTCTATTCACAATGTGGGTTGGTCTCGGTTGCACGCTATCTGTTTGATCAAATTAAAGATACAAGTTTGGTTTCTTGGAATATTATGATATCAGCGTATGATCGTGTTGATGATTATGAATTGGCGGATCACCTGCTTGAATTGATGCCGTGTAAGACTGTCATTTCGTGGAATACCCTGATTGCGAGATACATTAGGTTAGGTGATGTTCAGGCTGCCAGGAGAGTGTTCGGTTGTATGCCTGAGAGGAATGCGGTTTCGTGGAATTCTATGATTGCTGGTTGTGTTTCTGTTAGAGATTATGCGGGAGCGTTGGAACTCTTTTCTGAGATGCAAAATGCGGGAGTGAAACCGACAGAGGTAACACTTATATCGATCCTGGGTGCCTGTGCCGAAACTGGTGCACTGGAGATAGGTCACAAAATATACGAGTCTCTTAAAGTGTGTGAGCATAAGATTGAAAGTTATTTAGGTAATGCGCTTGTGAATATGTATTGTAAATGTGGGAATTTGAGCTTGGCTTGGGAAATATTTAATGGGATGAAGATGAAAACTGTGAGTTGTTGGAATGCTATGGTTATTGGTTTGGCTGTCCATGGTTATTGTGAGGAGGTTTTCCAATTGTTTACAGAGATGGAAGAAAGTCTCGGCGGTAGTATTAGGCCGGATCGGGTGACATTTATTGGTGTTTTAGTTGCCTGTAGTCATAAAGGTTTGGTTGATAAAGCAAGATGGTATTTTGATCATATGGTAAAGCGGTACAAAATTGTGCCTGATAGCAAGCATTATGGTTGCATGGTTGATCTTTTAACCAGACGGGGTTTGTTGGAAGAGgcttatcaaattattatgacCGCCCCTTTTCAAAATAGTGTTGTGTTGTGGAGAACATTGCTGGGTGCTTGTAGGACACAGAGTAATACTGAGTTAGCTGAGATTTCCTTCAAACAACTTGCCAAATTGAAGCAACTAATAGATGGAGATTACGTTTTGTTATCTAACATTTATGCTGAAGCTGGGAGATGGGATGAGGTTGAGAGATTGAGGAGTGAAATGGACTACTTGCATGTTCCTAGGCAAGCTGGCTACAGCCAAATCAATATGAAAGAATCTGATAGACTATCCTGA
- the LOC11439139 gene encoding uncharacterized protein translates to MLLNLEKCKKETWILLVNSPSLLWMLESFLIFLARQIHMLFLALEIKPYAAKRTVKLLSLAGAPGMPIWNQDFHMLVSNPKKQKLSIQVKDALGFADLTIGTGEVDLGSLQDTVPTDRIVALQGGWGFLRKGLSGEILLRLTYKAYVEDEEDDKTEEDSIDIDVSDDELSDTEEANVTDKTGVRESAYPTDKESFMDVLAAIIVSEEFQGIVASETGFTKGLDNGSNTGSKASKSPVANAESIPPSADNSEGSSGGSALFWLAVITSIAVLIAVNISGSSIFNP, encoded by the exons ATGTTATTAAATCTGGAGAAATGCAAGAAGGAAACATGGATTCTGTTGGTGAACTCTCCGTCACTCTTGTGGATGCTCGAAAGCttccttatttttttg GCAAGACAGATCCATATGTTATTCTTAGCCTTGGAGATCAAACCATACGCAGCAAAAAGAACAGTCAAACTACTGTCATTGGCTGGCGCCCCTGGAATGCCAATTTGGAATCAg GATTTCCATATGCTTGTTTCCAACCCTAAAAAGCAGAAGTTAAGTATCCAAGTTAAGGACGCTCTGGGATTTGCAGATTTGACCATTGGTACTGGAGAG GTTGATTTGGGATCTCTTCAAGACACTGTACCAACAGACAGAATTGTTGCTTTGCAAGGGGGTTGGGGTTTTTTACGAAAGGGCTTGTCTGGGGAGATATTGCTTAGGCTAACATATAAAGCATATGTGGAGGATGAGGAAGATGACAAGACTGAGGAGGATTCCATTGATATAGATGTTTCAGACGATGAGTTGTCTGATACAGAAGAAGCAAATGTCACTGATAAGACGGGCGTAAGAGAATCTGCGTACCCAACAGATAAAGAATCATTTATGGATGTTTTGGCTGCAATAATTGTTAGCGAGGAATTCCAAGGGATAGTAGCATCTGAAACAGGGTTTACCAAAGGTTTGGATAATGGCTCAAATACAGGGTCTAAAGCATCAAAATCTCCTGTTGCCAATGCGGAATCAATTCCTCCTAGTGCTGATAATTCTGAAGGTTCTTCTGGAG GGTCGGCCTTATTTTGGCTTGCTGTGATTACTAGCATAGCAGTATTAATTGCTGTCAATATCAGTGGTTCAAGTATCTTCAATCCTTAA
- the LOC11445376 gene encoding pentatricopeptide repeat-containing protein At1g09820 produces MVTDKLTRSIQGPILQSLSIPTISELLSKQHWSELKPHLRVTKPATFLDQLLNAGVDSELVLRFFKWSQKEYRLSYGLEPTSKVLHFLANSKRYSKVRSFLDSFVKNEKHTVSSVFHSLLLDGGRPGATALIIDMLVLAYVKNLELHCAYEAFTRAKDYGFKLSLTSCNPLLSALVKENKIGDVEYVYKEMIKRRIHTNLNTFNIFINGLCRAGKLNKAEDAIEDMKAWGISPNVVTYNTLVDGYCKRGSAGKMYKAEAFMKEMLANKICPNEVTFNTLIDGFCKDENVAAAKKAFEEMQKQGLKPNIVTYNSLINGLCNNGKLEEAIDLWDKMVGLGLKPNIVTYNALINGFCKKKMMKEATKVFDDVSKQELVPNVITFNTMIDAYCKEGMMEEGFSLCSSMLDEGILPNVSTYNCLIAGLCRKQDLQAAKELLNEMENKGLKGDVVTYNILIDGLCKNDKSRNAEKLLNEMFNLGLKPNHVTYNTLMDGYCMEGKLKAALNVRTRMEKERKQPNVVTYNVLIKGYCKINKLEAANGLLNEMLEKGLNPNRTTYDIVRLEMLEKGFSPDIEGHLYNISSMS; encoded by the exons ATGGTCACTGATAAACTTACTAGATCCATACAAG GTCCAATCTTGCAGTCATTAAGCATACCGACAATTTCGGAGTTGTTGAGTAAACAACATTGGTCAGAGCTCAAACCTCATCTAAGAGTAACCAAACCTGCGACATTTCTAGATCAATTGCTCAATGCCGGAGTCGATTCAGAGCTTGTTTTAAGGTTCTTTAAGTGGTCTCAGAAAGAGTACCGACTTTCATATGGTCTTGAACCAACTTCCAAAGTTTTACATTTTCTAGCAAATTCAAAAAGGTATTCTAAAGTTAGGTCTTTTCTGGATAGTTTTGTTAAGAATGAGAAACATACAGTCTCTTCTGTTTTTCACTCCCTTTTGTTGGACGGTGGTCGACCGGGTGCTACTGCTCTGATAATTGATATGTTGGTGTTAGCATATGTGAAAAATTTAGAGTTGCACTGTGCTTATGAAGCGTTTACGCGAGCTAAAGATTATGGATTTAAATTATCACTGACTTCGTGTAATCCGTTGTTGAGTGCGTTGGTGAAGGAGAATAAAATTGGTGATGTGGAATATGTGTACAAGGAGATGATAAAGAGAAGAATTCACACTAACTTGAACACATTTAACATTTTCATTAATGGTCTTTGTAGAGCTGGTAAGTTGAATAAGGCAGAGGATGCTATTGAAGACATGAAGGCATGGGGAATTTCACCAAATGTAGTTACTTATAACACTCTTGTTGATGGTTATTGCAAGAGGGGCAGTGCTGGAAAAATGTACAAAGCTGAAGCTTTTATGAAGGAAATGCTTGCTAATAAAATTTGTCCAAATGAAGTTACCTTTAACACTCTTATTGAtgggttttgtaaggatgagaaTGTAGCGGCTGCAAAGAAGGCTTTTGAAGAGATGCAAAAGCAAGGATTAAAACCTAATATAGTTACTTATAACTCACTGATAAATGGTCTATGTAATAACGGTAAGCTAGAAGAGGCTATTGATTTGTGGGATAAGATGGTTGGCTTGGGTTTGAAGCCGAATATTGTAACTTATAATGCTCTTATTAACGGGTTTTgtaagaagaagatgatgaaggaggCAACAAAAGTTTTCGATGATGTAAGTAAGCAAGAGTTGGTTCCCAATGTTATAACATTTAATACTATGATTGATGCATATTGTAAGGAAGGGATGATGGAGGAGGGATTTTCACTTTGCAGTTCAATGCTAGACGAAGGGATCTTGCCAAATGTTTCGACCTATAATTGCTTGATTGCAGGCCTATGCAGAAAACAGGACTTACAGGCTGCGAAGGAGCTACTTAATGAAATGGAGAACAAGGGTTTAAAAGGTGATGTTGTAACATACAACATCTTGATAGATGGATTGTGCAAAAACGACAAATCAAGAAATGCAGAAAAGTTACTTAATGAAATGTTCAACCTTGGTCTGAAACCTAATCATGTGACATATAATACTTTGATGGATGGCTATTGTATGGAGGGGAAACTCAAGGCAGCATTGAATGTCAGAACGCGTATGGAGAAAGAACGAAAGCAGCCAAATGTTGTTACTTATAATGTCTTGATTAAAGGATATTGTAAAATTAATAAGCTAGAGGCTGCAAATGGGCTTCTTAATGAGATGTTGGAAAAGGGTTTGAATCCAAACCGTACTACATATGATATAGTAAGACTGGAAATGTTGGAGAAAGGTTTTAGTCCTGACATAGAAGGACACTTGTATAATATCTCTAGCATGTCTTAA